A segment of the Campylobacter vulpis genome:
AAAAACAATTCGCCCTTACTCTAGCCATTTCTGTGGCGATTTCAGGCTTTGTTGCCCTTACTTTAACCCCATCTTTATGCGCCTTATTTTTGAAAAGAAATAATGGAGAGCCTTTTATTTTTGTGAAAAAATTTAACGATTTTTTTGACTGGTCGACTAAAATTTTTAGTGCGGGCGTGGCTTATATCTTAAAGAGAGTAATGCGTTTTGTGATGATTTTTGGCATTATGCTTGGGGGGACTTATTATTTATATCAAAATGTGCCAAGCTCACTTGTGCCGACAGAAGATCAAGGGATCATTATGTCTATCATTAATCTCCCTGCCGCTTCATCGCTACACAGGACCATAGATTTTATTGATAAAACAACTAAAAATGATATTATAGGACAAAATGGCATTAATTCAAGTATGGCTTTAATTGGCTTTGACCTTTTTACCAACTCTCCTAAAGAAAATGCTGGAGCTATGTTTATCCAGCTTGATGATTGGGCAGATAGAAATGTAACCTCCTTTGAAATCGTTCAAAATCTTAACATCAAACACGCTTTCAATCCAGAAGCACAAACCTTTTTCCTCGATCCTCCGCCTATACCTGGGCTTAGTATCACGGGCGGTTTTGAAATGTATGCGCAAAATAGAAGTGGTAAAAGTTATGATGAAATTCAAGCTGATGTCGATAAATTAGTCGCCGCAGCAAATCAAAGAGTAGAATTAACGGGAGTTAGAACAACGCTTGATACAAGATATCCGCAATTTAAACTTGAAATTGACAGAGACAAACTCAAATACTACAAACTTAATATGCAAGATGTTTTTGCTACGGTTAGCTCAACCATAGGAACTTATTATGTCAATGACTTTTCCTTACTAGGCAAGAATTTCCAAGTCAATGTCCGTGCAAAGGGTGATTTTAGAAATACCCAGGAAGCCCTTAAAAATATCTATGTTAAATCAAGCGATGGACAAATGATCGCTCTTGATTCTATCCTTACGCTTAAAAGTAGTGCGGGTCCTGATGATGTGAAGCGTTTTAATCTCTTTCCAGCTGCACAAATTCAAGGCTCTCCAGCTCCTGGATACAGCTCGGGACAAGCTATGGCTGTAATGGAGGAACTTACTAAAGAATTTTTAGGCGAGGACTATACTCTTGCTTGGTCAGGCACTTCTTATCAGGAAGCCACCAACTCAAACACGGGCTCCATAGCCTTCGTATTGGGTATGATTTTTGTTTTTTTAATCTTAGCCGCACAATATGAAAGATGGCTTATGCCTTTAGCAGTTATCACCGCTGTGCCTTTTGCCCTTTTTGGCTCTTTGCTTTTTATATGGTTAAGAGATTTTTATAACGATGTGTATTTTCAAACGGGTCTTTTACTACTCATAGGACTTTCTGCTAAAAATGCTATCTTAATCGTGGAATTTGCTATGGAAGAGCATCTTAAAAAGGGAAAAAATATCTTTGATGCTTCCGTGGAGGCAGCAAAATTAAGATTTCGTCCTATTGTGATGACTTCTTTGGCTTTTACTTTAGGAATTTTACCTTTGATGATTTCAAGCGGTGCAGGAAGTGCCGCAAGACACGCTCTTGGAACAGGGCTTATCGGCGGTATGATAGCTGCTTCAACCTTAGCAATCTTCTTTGTGCCTTTATTTTTCTATCTTTTAGAAAGCTTTAATGCTTGGCTTGATAAAAAAAGGGGGAAAGTGCATGCGTAATTTAGTGCTTATTTTAACGGCGTTTTTGCTAGGGGCTTGCTCTTTGAAGCCTAATCTTAAAATCAATGAGGCAAATTTCACAAGTATGGATAGTAATGTAAGCATTGAAAAAGAATGGTGGAAAGCTTTTAATGATAATCACTTAAATCTTTTAGTCGAAAAAGCTTTAAAAAATAATGCCGACTTAAAAATCGCTTACATCAATCTGGAACAAGCTGCCGCCCAGCTTGGTATAGACAGAAGTGATCTGCTTCCAAAACTTGACGCTAGTGCAAATGCAAATAGAGCCAAAAGCTCCATTAACGCACCTAACAATAAAACAGGAACTTTCAGTTATAACAATAGCTTTGATATGGGGCTTAATCTAAGCTATGAAGTGGATTTATGGGGAAAATACCGCGATAATTATAATGCCTCTTATGAGAGCTTGAAAGCAAGCGAATTTGACTATGTGGCAGCGAGACTTTCTATTATCTCCAATGTGGTGCAAATGTATTTTAATAGTGCAAATGCTTATGAGGCTATGCAAATTTACAAAGAAACAATGCAAGCTTACACTCAAACTTACGAACTTAAGCGTTCTTTGTATGAAATAGGTGCCATAGGAGAATACGAACTAGCTCAGTCAAAAGCCGAACTTCAAAGCGTTAAGGCTCAATATATCAATGCTATTAACACTAAAGAAAGCTATCTAAAAGCTTTAAAAATCTTAACAGCAGATGAGTTAGACGATGTGCTTTATAAGGAAGAAAATTATCAAAAATTTACGCATTTTGCCAAGTCCTTACCTGAGGGAATTTCAAGCACCATTTTACTCCAACGCCCAGATATTAATGCTGCTTTAAGTCGTCTCACTCAGCAAAATTATTTAGTTGG
Coding sequences within it:
- a CDS encoding efflux transporter outer membrane subunit; this translates as MRNLVLILTAFLLGACSLKPNLKINEANFTSMDSNVSIEKEWWKAFNDNHLNLLVEKALKNNADLKIAYINLEQAAAQLGIDRSDLLPKLDASANANRAKSSINAPNNKTGTFSYNNSFDMGLNLSYEVDLWGKYRDNYNASYESLKASEFDYVAARLSIISNVVQMYFNSANAYEAMQIYKETMQAYTQTYELKRSLYEIGAIGEYELAQSKAELQSVKAQYINAINTKESYLKALKILTADELDDVLYKEENYQKFTHFAKSLPEGISSTILLQRPDINAALSRLTQQNYLVGVARSAFLPSLSLTGLLGFESGDLDILAKDGSKAWSVGGKFLMPIFHWGEIYQNVNLAKLSKDKAFVNYENTLKTAFAEVRYALSQRKTSMQNYENYKALLEAQQKIYDLASIRYENGSIPLIEYLDARRNLLNAKISYANANYLMANSIVEVIKAFGGGFEMSKNLSKEIEEDAKKFDMSFRE
- a CDS encoding efflux RND transporter permease subunit, translating into MFSKFFIERPVFASVVAIIISLAGTIALYSLPVEQYPTLTPPTVSVSATYTGADAQTISESVAIPIEDAINGVENMIYLESTSSASGQMRLTAYFDIGTDPNQATVDVNNRISSATAKLPEAVKKLGVTVRKSNSSILEVIALYSTDGSMNAVDIYNYITLNIIDDIKRVPGVGDAFAIGNRNYSMRVWLDPNLLNKYQITSKEVLSAIEEQNAQYATGKIGEEPVTQKSPYVYSITMQGRLKSSQEFGEVILRVNEDGSFLRLKDVADIELGSQQYVAQGRYNGNDAVPIIINLQSGANSVNTAKLVGEKLEELSKNFPAGLAYNVPYDTTTFVKASIYEVLKTFVEALILVIIVMYLFLKNFRSTLIPMIAVPVSLLGTFAGLYLLGFSVNLLTLFALVLAIGIVVDDAIIVVENVDRILHEDPNISVKDATIKAMEEVASPVVSIVLVLCAVFIPVSFISGFVGEIQKQFALTLAISVAISGFVALTLTPSLCALFLKRNNGEPFIFVKKFNDFFDWSTKIFSAGVAYILKRVMRFVMIFGIMLGGTYYLYQNVPSSLVPTEDQGIIMSIINLPAASSLHRTIDFIDKTTKNDIIGQNGINSSMALIGFDLFTNSPKENAGAMFIQLDDWADRNVTSFEIVQNLNIKHAFNPEAQTFFLDPPPIPGLSITGGFEMYAQNRSGKSYDEIQADVDKLVAAANQRVELTGVRTTLDTRYPQFKLEIDRDKLKYYKLNMQDVFATVSSTIGTYYVNDFSLLGKNFQVNVRAKGDFRNTQEALKNIYVKSSDGQMIALDSILTLKSSAGPDDVKRFNLFPAAQIQGSPAPGYSSGQAMAVMEELTKEFLGEDYTLAWSGTSYQEATNSNTGSIAFVLGMIFVFLILAAQYERWLMPLAVITAVPFALFGSLLFIWLRDFYNDVYFQTGLLLLIGLSAKNAILIVEFAMEEHLKKGKNIFDASVEAAKLRFRPIVMTSLAFTLGILPLMISSGAGSAARHALGTGLIGGMIAASTLAIFFVPLFFYLLESFNAWLDKKRGKVHA